One region of Miscanthus floridulus cultivar M001 chromosome 19, ASM1932011v1, whole genome shotgun sequence genomic DNA includes:
- the LOC136525376 gene encoding uncharacterized protein has product MAAAGEGPCEVPQAAVRVATGRGPRAAAQVVPGRALPSSAGGGRLQRRGRSAPLLEVGRYLVPKEQQDMVVKFDFHGQPTEIKHGSVVIATITSCTNTSNLSVMLGAGLVAKKACELGLEVKPWVKTSLAPGSGVVTKYLLLVIPIYSGLQEYLIIKDFILLAMAVPLALETLVISMNLYQLPLQKMIMVGG; this is encoded by the exons ATGGCCGCGGCCGGCGAGGGCCCGTGCGAGGTCCCCCAAGCGGCGGTGCGGGTCGCGACCGGACGAGGTCCCCGAGCGGCGGCACAGGTCGTGCCTGGACGAGCTCTCCCGAGCAGCGCGGGCGGCGGCCGTCTCCAACGACGAGGGCGCAGTGCGCCATTGCTAGAGGTCGGCAGGTACCTTG TGCCAAAGGAGCAGCAGGATATGGTTGTCAAATTTGACTTTCACGGGCAGCCAACAGAAATCAAGCATGGTAGTGTTGTTATAGCAACAATAACTAGCTGCACAAACACCTCAAATCTTAGTGTTATGCTTGGTGCTGGTCTTGTAGCTAAGAAAGCCTGCGAGTTGGGTCTTGAG GTTAAACCATGGGTGAAGACAAGCCTTGCCCCTGGATCAGGAGTTGTCACGAAGTACTTGCTTCTAGTGATTCCTATTTACAGTGGCCTTCAAGAATACTTAATCATCAAGGATTTCATACTGTTGGCTATGGCTGTACCACTTGCATTGGAAACTCTGGTGATCTCGATGAATCTGTATCAGCTGCCATTACAGAAAATG ATCATGGTTGGAGGCTGA
- the LOC136525375 gene encoding serine/threonine-protein kinase RIPK-like, which yields MGLRKRLLGCFGAGGGEQEQGHETAAAAGRRRGGKPTLRRLSTANLRSLSLQDLSRKLETTKLHAFTLDELRAATKNFSTTNFLGEGGFGPVYKGFVDGRLRPGLQPQHVAVKYLDSDGVQGHREWLAEVVYLGMLSHPHLVKLVGFCNQDDHRMLVYEYMPRQSLENHLFKNLLASLPWSTRLKIAVGAAKGLAFLHEAETPVIYRDFKASNILLDSDYTAKLSDFGLAKEGPQGDETHVTTRVMGTHGYAAPEYILTGHLTAKSDVYSFGVVLLELLTGRRSVDKRRGRREQNLVDWARPYLRRADRLHRFMDPSLEMQYSARAAEKAAKVAHQCLQSVPKARPSMRDVVDALEPLLALDDDVPMGPFVFTVGGAAAEAEAKPAQAVEACADGVTVTNDDDQVEAEAEAGSRQGKRHVMSAVHAESPLRSRYASAVKRPESPPTLSRA from the exons ATGGGGCTGAGGAAGCGCCTGCTGGGGTGCTtcggggccggcggcggcgagcaggagcaggGGCATgagaccgcggcggcggcgggcaggcGCCGCGGCGGGAAGCCGACGCTGCGGCGGCTGAGCACGGCGAACCTGCGGTCGCTGTCGCTGCAGGACCTGTCGCGGAAGCTGGAGACCACCAAGCTGCACGCCTTCACGCTGGACGAGCTCAGGGCCGCCACCAAGAACTTCTCCACCACCAACTTCCTCGGCGAGGGCGGGTTCGGCCCCGTCTACAAGGGCTTCGTCGACGGACGCCTCCGCCCGGGGCTCCAGCCGCAGCACGTCGCCGTCAAGTACCTCGACAGCGACGGCGTCCAGGGACACCGCGAGTGGCTG GCGGAGGTGGTGTACCTCGGGATGCTGAGCCATCCGCATCTGGTCAAGTTGGTGGGCTTCTGCAACCAGGACGACCACCGGATGCTGGTGTACGAGTACATGCCCAGGCAAAGCCTCGAGAACCATCTTTTCAAGA ATCTCCTTGCGTCGCTGCCATGGTCGACGCGGCTCAAGATCGCCGTCGGCGCGGCCAAGGGGCTGGCGTTCCTGCACGAGGCCGAGACGCCCGTCATCTACCGCGACTTCAAGGCCTCCAATATTCTTCTCGACTCG GACTACACGGCGAAGCTGTCCGATTTTGGGCTGGCGAAGGAGGGTCCGCAGGGGGACGAGACGCACGTGACGACGCGCGTGATGGGCACGCACGGGTACGCGGCGCCGGAGTACATCCTGACGGGCCACCTGACGGCGAAgagcgacgtgtacagcttcggcgtgGTGCTCCTGGAGCTGCTCACGGGCAGGCGCTCCGTCGACAAGCGCCGGGGCCGGCGCGAGCAGAACCTCGTGGACTGGGCGCGCCCTTACCTCCGCCGCGCCGACAGGCTGCACCGCTTCATGGACCCCAGCCTGGAGATGCAGTACTCGGCGCGCGCCGCGGAGAAGGCCGCCAAGGTCGCGCACCAGTGCCTGCAGAGCGTGCCCAAGGCCAGGCCCAGCATGCGCGACGTCGTCGACGCGCTCGAGCCGCTGCTGGCGCTCGACGACGACGTGCCCATGGGCCCCTTCGTCTTCACGGTCGGAGGCGCCGCCGCTGAGGCGGAGGCCAAGCCGGCTCAGGCCGTCGAGGCCTGCGCGGACGGTGTCACTGTCACCAACGACGATGACcaggtggaggcggaggcggaggcgggcaGCCGGCAGGGCAAGAGGCATGTCATGTCGGCCGTGCACGCGGAGAGCCCGCTGCGGAGCCGGTACGCCAGCGCCGTGAAGAGACCAGAGAGCCCGCCGACCCTGAGCAGGGCATGA